In one window of Candidatus Eisenbacteria bacterium DNA:
- a CDS encoding metal-dependent transcriptional regulator, translating to MTVWKRFHEKEVTHSMAHYLQAIAALSHAGAPASVTAIADRLGVSRAGVTSMLRTLKNRDLVHHERYGDVSLTPEGRRLAARTERSRDVLTRFFVETLGLPPGTAEEDACMMEHLVSPATMVELLRLTAFLASGDPSAERFNAAFREYQTRCSSGDAGSSCPVCKGRCLKDTVEMMEITDQPGAGS from the coding sequence ATGACGGTCTGGAAACGGTTTCACGAAAAGGAAGTCACCCACTCGATGGCGCACTACCTCCAGGCGATCGCCGCCCTGAGCCACGCGGGCGCGCCCGCGTCGGTCACGGCCATCGCGGACCGGCTCGGGGTGTCCCGCGCGGGCGTCACGTCGATGCTGCGCACGCTGAAGAACCGCGACCTGGTGCATCACGAGCGCTACGGCGACGTGAGCCTCACGCCCGAAGGGCGCCGGCTCGCCGCGCGCACCGAGCGGAGCCGCGACGTGCTCACGCGCTTCTTCGTCGAGACGCTCGGCCTTCCTCCCGGCACGGCCGAGGAGGACGCCTGCATGATGGAGCATCTCGTCAGTCCCGCGACGATGGTCGAGCTCCTGCGGCTGACCGCGTTCCTCGCCTCGGGAGATCCCAGCGCGGAGCGCTTCAATGCCGCGTTCCGCGAGTACCAGACGCGCTGCTCGAGCGGCGACGCGGGATCGAGCTGCCCGGTGTGCAAGGGCCGCTGCTTGAAGGACACCGTGGAGATGATGGAGATCACCGATCAGCCGGGGGCCGGATCGTGA
- a CDS encoding capsule assembly Wzi family protein codes for MRSIRDSALCALMALAASAGLGEGVPRAHAQPAEFLEARHLAYEEVEALAARGYLDSLRIHTRPLARVDLARSLLRARRLRPEVEQEPSYARLARELARELQDLDSAGVYPETGPLVDTGPRETRFRLQSAAHVRGDYEETRDPHFRFRDETSVGVRMSLQVWPALVAYEEIAATRIRGEREWVDPLAKDTDVELAVLHAGLTFRGGPVTAAAGYDYFRWGPGRRGTLLLSDNAGPMGYLQLRGDFAGRVSVTALNGILSRSEDKMLAAHRIEFAATRWLTIALAEAARYSSDGIDLLYGIGLLPYSLIERIHVREASHDSLRGDVRSNVMASADVALRVSPDLTLYGEVLVDDFSTEEEEMPDRFGWTAGFRSHRPVGAGAIRFLGEYTFVRNYTYSVDYGRNYEYRGKPLGYSLGPDAENVWVETAYDLTRDWQVRWTGDFTNKGEGRIGEAWTPSLGDVDNSRPTGVVERRREVWGDVRWIPRDNVDVALGLGYRTRENVDHVDGAEERAWLARLGAELRY; via the coding sequence ATGCGTTCGATCCGTGACTCGGCACTCTGTGCGCTGATGGCGCTGGCGGCGTCGGCCGGCCTCGGCGAGGGGGTCCCTCGAGCCCACGCTCAGCCGGCGGAATTCCTCGAGGCCCGCCACCTCGCCTACGAAGAGGTCGAGGCGCTCGCCGCGCGGGGATACCTGGACTCCTTACGGATCCACACCCGCCCGCTCGCGAGGGTCGACCTGGCCCGCTCGCTCCTCCGCGCACGGCGCCTCCGCCCCGAGGTGGAGCAGGAGCCGAGCTATGCGCGCCTCGCCCGCGAGCTGGCGAGGGAGCTCCAGGACCTCGACAGCGCGGGGGTCTACCCCGAGACGGGCCCGCTCGTCGACACGGGTCCCCGGGAAACACGGTTCCGGCTCCAGTCGGCGGCGCACGTCCGCGGCGACTACGAGGAGACGCGCGATCCCCACTTCCGGTTCCGCGACGAGACCTCGGTGGGTGTTCGCATGTCGCTTCAGGTCTGGCCGGCGCTCGTCGCGTACGAGGAGATCGCGGCCACGAGGATTCGCGGCGAGCGCGAGTGGGTCGATCCGCTCGCCAAGGACACGGACGTGGAGCTCGCGGTGCTTCACGCCGGTCTCACGTTCCGGGGTGGTCCCGTGACCGCGGCCGCGGGGTACGACTACTTCCGGTGGGGCCCGGGGAGACGGGGAACGCTCCTCCTCTCGGACAACGCCGGACCGATGGGCTACCTCCAGCTCCGCGGGGACTTCGCGGGGCGCGTGAGCGTCACGGCGCTGAACGGGATCCTCTCGCGCTCGGAGGACAAGATGCTCGCGGCACACCGGATCGAGTTCGCCGCGACGAGGTGGCTCACGATCGCGCTCGCCGAGGCCGCGCGGTACTCGAGCGACGGGATCGACCTGCTCTACGGCATCGGACTCCTGCCCTACTCGCTGATCGAGCGGATCCACGTGCGCGAGGCGTCGCACGACTCCTTGCGGGGGGACGTCCGGTCGAACGTGATGGCGTCGGCAGACGTGGCCCTACGCGTGAGCCCCGATCTCACCCTCTATGGCGAGGTGCTCGTCGACGACTTCTCCACCGAGGAGGAGGAGATGCCGGACCGTTTCGGGTGGACCGCCGGGTTCCGGAGCCACCGCCCGGTCGGCGCCGGCGCGATCCGGTTCCTCGGGGAGTACACGTTCGTGCGGAACTACACGTACAGCGTGGACTACGGCCGGAACTACGAGTACCGGGGCAAGCCGCTGGGGTATTCGCTCGGTCCCGACGCGGAGAACGTCTGGGTGGAGACGGCGTACGACCTCACCCGCGACTGGCAGGTTCGGTGGACGGGCGACTTCACGAACAAGGGCGAGGGGCGGATCGGCGAGGCATGGACTCCGTCGCTGGGGGACGTGGACAACAGCCGTCCGACGGGCGTCGTGGAGCGGCGCCGTGAAGTCTGGGGAGACGTGCGCTGGATCCCGCGGGACAACGTCGACGTCGCCTTGGGGCTGGGGTACCGCACCCGCGAGAACGTGGATCATGTGGATGGCGCCGAGGAACGTGCGTGGCTGGCGCGCCTGGGAGCGGAGCTTCGATACTGA
- a CDS encoding outer membrane beta-barrel protein, whose protein sequence is MILSVSPSPANAAEESSSASTTLLRSGTFASALELSSGSNRPIRRRAPRYYEERREPEYTPRGFLTVGGGVFDPQTQPGGGFYGSLSLGSEIAPPLDLGVQVSWFHRDSDGEQVVFTYVDEGGNTVQQVIETESVDTDLIPLMGIVRLRLPISPYFQPYVGGGAGYEWLSVEGVDEFGPFSYDYDGFGAQVMGGLNLYASKTIGLYGEATYNWSSPDRTVFVGGVGEVKEEIAMDGLAFHGGLRFRF, encoded by the coding sequence GTGATTCTTTCCGTTTCGCCCTCTCCCGCCAATGCCGCCGAGGAGTCGTCCTCCGCGTCGACGACGCTGCTCCGAAGCGGCACCTTTGCGTCCGCGCTCGAGCTGTCTTCCGGGTCCAATCGTCCGATTCGCCGACGGGCTCCTCGGTATTACGAGGAGCGGCGCGAGCCCGAGTACACGCCACGCGGCTTCTTGACCGTGGGCGGCGGCGTGTTCGACCCCCAGACCCAGCCGGGCGGAGGGTTTTACGGCTCCCTGAGCCTGGGTAGCGAGATCGCGCCCCCGCTCGATCTCGGGGTCCAGGTTTCCTGGTTCCACCGGGACTCGGACGGCGAGCAGGTCGTCTTCACCTACGTGGACGAGGGCGGGAACACGGTCCAGCAGGTCATCGAGACCGAGTCCGTCGACACCGACCTCATCCCCCTCATGGGAATCGTCCGGCTGCGCTTGCCGATCTCCCCGTACTTCCAGCCCTACGTCGGAGGCGGCGCCGGGTACGAGTGGCTCTCGGTCGAGGGCGTCGACGAGTTCGGCCCCTTCAGCTACGACTACGACGGATTCGGAGCCCAGGTCATGGGCGGCCTCAATCTGTACGCCTCGAAGACCATCGGCCTGTACGGCGAGGCCACCTACAACTGGAGCAGCCCGGACCGAACGGTGTTCGTCGGTGGCGTGGGCGAGGTGAAGGAGGAGATCGCGATGGACGGTCTCGCCTTCCATGGGGGCCTTCGCTTCCGGTTCTAG
- a CDS encoding YIP1 family protein: MASFVARMVGAARLEPAVYEEVEADRTATMQAMGVVILSSLAMGVGALGSGEAGFIGGVLTGLIGWIVWAFLSWIIGTKILPEPGTQSDMGELLRTLGFSSSPGVIRIFGWVPLIGGFITMAALLWMLVSMVVAVRQALDYTSTGRAVIVCVIGWFVHLVITVWVAALFGIALFGLSGMSTP, encoded by the coding sequence ATGGCGTCGTTCGTTGCGCGGATGGTGGGTGCTGCGAGACTCGAGCCGGCGGTCTACGAGGAGGTCGAGGCGGACCGGACGGCCACGATGCAGGCCATGGGCGTGGTCATCCTCTCGTCCCTGGCGATGGGCGTGGGTGCGCTGGGTTCGGGAGAAGCGGGATTCATCGGCGGCGTGCTCACCGGTCTCATCGGCTGGATCGTGTGGGCGTTCCTCTCCTGGATCATCGGAACGAAGATCCTCCCCGAGCCGGGCACGCAGTCCGACATGGGGGAGCTGCTCCGGACCCTCGGCTTCTCCTCCTCCCCCGGCGTGATCCGCATCTTCGGGTGGGTCCCCCTCATCGGCGGCTTCATCACCATGGCCGCCCTCCTCTGGATGCTCGTCTCCATGGTCGTCGCCGTGCGGCAGGCCCTCGACTACACGAGCACGGGGCGCGCGGTGATCGTGTGCGTCATCGGCTGGTTCGTGCACCTCGTGATCACGGTCTGGGTGGCCGCGCTGTTCGGCATCGCGCTGTTCGGGTTGTCGGGCATGAGCACGCCTTGA
- a CDS encoding FeoA family protein translates to MTPPIVVERERVELQVMEAAATGTAPARAGVPMGMLPDRARAVVVTIVAEDELKRPLLDLGLTPGTEILVVRRAPLRDPIEVYVRGCHFSIRREEANRILVEAV, encoded by the coding sequence GTGACGCCTCCGATCGTCGTTGAGCGCGAGCGGGTCGAGCTGCAGGTGATGGAGGCTGCCGCCACGGGAACCGCACCGGCTCGCGCGGGTGTCCCGATGGGGATGCTCCCCGACCGGGCCCGCGCCGTCGTGGTCACGATCGTCGCCGAAGACGAACTGAAGCGTCCGCTCCTCGATCTCGGCCTCACTCCGGGGACCGAGATCCTCGTCGTGCGCCGCGCGCCGCTCCGCGATCCCATCGAGGTGTACGTGCGGGGCTGCCATTTCTCGATCCGCCGGGAGGAGGCGAACCGGATCCTTGTCGAAGCCGTCTGA
- the ppk1 gene encoding polyphosphate kinase 1 translates to MADQAGEPKNEPKYLNRFLTWLAFNERVLDEARDTSNPVLERARFLGIAASNLDEFFMIRVSGMRDLVRAGVDHRDPAGTPAPELLHRMVERSRELSDRAASIYANEIVPALRDSGVRFLSPGELMGRERAAIERHFQREIFPILTPSAVDPAFPTPHVTNLVLYLAVRLEARGQTRLAIVQLPRLAPRWIHVGGIEPRFVLLEDVVRENLGVFFEGNVVQEAVAFRVTRDADFATDDQEAEDLVDAVRQVLSSRTHGDPIRLEIESAASDALVESLTHALKLEPHEVCRLPAPLDLRFLVDFSRLPSLPAPRPEPWPPQPQPGIPSGEGLWAELQERDILLFHPYESLEPVLRLLRLAADDPDVLAIKQTLYRTSSTSEVVRSLERAAQSGKQVTVLIELSARFDEERNVTWARRLEDAGAQVLYGLAGLKTHAKALLVVRRGPEGIERYAHIGTGNYNERTALDYSDLSLLTTDEDLCADLTAFFNVVTGYSEPLPWRRIAMAPLGLRQRLLGLIRREIERTPTEGPGQIRAKMNALVDVPLIDALYEASAAGVKIDLNVRGSCLLRPGVKGLSENIRVITLVDRFLEHSRIFEFRNGGDVEVYLGSADWMPRNLDRRVELVVPVVDPAHRDRLGRILDTLLADNVKARELRPDGTLMKRDGRRKLVRAQEVFWRWAHRAALRPPDAEGGAFRPIRKSPDRTDSADVA, encoded by the coding sequence GTGGCCGACCAAGCCGGCGAGCCCAAGAACGAACCGAAGTACCTGAATCGATTCCTGACCTGGCTCGCCTTCAACGAGCGGGTCCTGGACGAGGCCCGGGATACCTCGAATCCCGTGCTCGAGCGTGCCCGGTTCCTCGGGATCGCCGCATCCAACCTGGACGAGTTCTTCATGATCCGGGTCTCCGGGATGCGGGACCTGGTCCGGGCGGGGGTCGATCATCGGGATCCGGCCGGAACGCCCGCGCCCGAGCTCCTCCATCGCATGGTCGAGCGTTCGCGCGAGCTGAGCGACCGGGCGGCGTCGATCTACGCGAACGAGATCGTCCCCGCGCTCCGCGACAGCGGCGTGCGCTTCCTCTCGCCGGGGGAGCTCATGGGACGCGAGCGCGCGGCCATCGAGCGTCACTTCCAGCGCGAGATCTTCCCGATCCTCACCCCTTCGGCCGTGGATCCGGCCTTCCCGACGCCGCACGTCACGAATCTCGTTCTCTACCTCGCGGTGAGACTCGAAGCTCGCGGACAGACGAGGCTCGCGATCGTGCAGCTCCCGCGTCTCGCGCCCCGGTGGATCCACGTCGGCGGGATCGAGCCTCGGTTCGTGCTCCTCGAGGACGTCGTGCGCGAGAACCTGGGCGTGTTCTTCGAAGGGAACGTCGTTCAGGAGGCCGTCGCGTTCCGCGTGACGCGGGACGCGGACTTCGCGACGGACGATCAGGAGGCCGAGGACCTCGTCGACGCGGTCCGCCAGGTGCTGAGCAGCCGCACGCACGGGGATCCGATCCGTCTCGAGATCGAATCGGCGGCTTCCGACGCGCTGGTCGAGTCGCTCACCCACGCGCTGAAGCTCGAGCCGCACGAGGTGTGCCGTCTTCCCGCGCCGCTCGATCTTCGCTTCCTCGTCGACTTCTCGCGCCTTCCGTCCCTGCCGGCGCCGCGCCCGGAGCCCTGGCCGCCCCAGCCGCAGCCGGGCATTCCGTCCGGAGAGGGCCTCTGGGCGGAGCTCCAGGAGCGCGACATCCTCCTCTTCCACCCGTACGAGAGTCTGGAGCCGGTGCTCCGTCTGCTGCGGCTCGCGGCGGACGATCCGGACGTGCTCGCGATCAAGCAGACGCTCTATCGCACGTCCTCGACGTCCGAGGTCGTGCGCTCGCTCGAGCGCGCGGCCCAGTCCGGAAAGCAGGTGACCGTGCTGATCGAGCTCTCCGCGCGCTTCGACGAGGAGCGGAACGTGACCTGGGCGCGGCGGCTCGAGGACGCGGGCGCGCAGGTGCTGTATGGACTCGCGGGGCTGAAGACGCACGCGAAGGCGCTCCTCGTCGTGCGCCGCGGACCCGAGGGGATCGAGCGCTACGCGCACATCGGGACGGGGAACTACAACGAGCGCACCGCGCTCGATTACTCCGACCTGAGCCTCCTGACGACGGACGAGGATCTCTGCGCCGATCTCACCGCGTTCTTCAACGTGGTGACCGGGTACTCGGAGCCGCTCCCGTGGCGCCGCATCGCGATGGCGCCGCTCGGGCTTCGCCAGCGGCTCCTCGGCCTCATCCGCCGCGAGATCGAGCGGACTCCCACGGAGGGACCGGGGCAGATTCGCGCCAAGATGAACGCGCTGGTGGACGTGCCGCTGATCGACGCCCTCTACGAGGCCTCGGCGGCCGGCGTGAAGATCGATCTCAACGTGCGCGGGTCGTGCCTCCTCCGGCCCGGCGTGAAGGGGCTGAGCGAGAACATCCGCGTGATCACGCTCGTGGATCGGTTCCTCGAGCACAGCCGCATCTTCGAGTTCCGGAACGGCGGCGACGTCGAGGTCTATCTCGGGAGCGCCGACTGGATGCCGCGGAACCTGGATCGCCGGGTCGAGCTGGTGGTGCCGGTCGTGGACCCCGCCCATCGCGACCGGCTCGGGCGCATCCTCGACACGCTCCTCGCCGACAACGTGAAGGCTCGAGAGCTTCGCCCCGACGGGACCCTGATGAAGCGGGACGGCCGGCGAAAGCTGGTTCGGGCGCAGGAGGTCTTCTGGAGATGGGCCCACCGCGCGGCATTGCGTCCCCCCGACGCGGAGGGCGGAGCCTTCCGGCCGATCCGAAAGTCGCCGGACCGGACCGACTCAGCGGACGTAGCGTGA
- a CDS encoding class I SAM-dependent methyltransferase yields the protein MKKKRDAGYNERLFSGDLRGRLHNARFLWLADSLRRAQAPCRRVLELGGFDGRSIQFLAQKPDRYLGLDANWEGGVDLGRAKWSDDAGIQFEICSTPAQLREHVKEERFDTSLSLETLEHIPPDDLEPYVREIARVTTGHFVATVPNEKGPVFLAKYVVKRLFGDYFRYRPIEVWGAFIGRMDLVERDDHKGFDYEEVIRLLGRYFDIVEVSGYPFRRLPRWLNFGVGIVARARAASRESA from the coding sequence TTGAAGAAGAAGCGAGACGCGGGTTACAACGAGCGTCTCTTTTCGGGCGACTTACGCGGACGACTCCACAATGCGCGCTTTCTCTGGCTGGCGGACAGTCTCAGGAGAGCACAGGCTCCATGCCGTCGAGTCCTGGAGCTGGGCGGTTTCGACGGACGCTCGATCCAGTTCCTGGCTCAGAAACCGGATCGCTACCTCGGGCTCGATGCCAACTGGGAAGGTGGTGTGGACCTTGGCAGGGCGAAATGGTCCGATGATGCCGGCATTCAGTTCGAGATCTGCAGCACACCCGCGCAGCTCCGGGAGCACGTGAAGGAAGAGCGATTCGACACGTCGCTCTCTCTCGAAACGCTGGAGCACATCCCGCCCGATGACCTCGAACCCTATGTCCGGGAGATCGCGCGAGTCACGACGGGCCACTTCGTGGCAACGGTTCCGAACGAGAAAGGGCCGGTCTTTCTCGCGAAGTATGTCGTGAAGCGGCTGTTCGGGGACTACTTCCGCTATCGGCCGATCGAGGTGTGGGGGGCGTTCATCGGCAGGATGGACCTCGTGGAGCGCGACGATCACAAGGGGTTCGACTACGAGGAGGTCATCCGCCTGCTCGGCCGGTACTTCGACATCGTCGAGGTGTCCGGCTATCCGTTCCGCCGTCTCCCCAGGTGGCTCAACTTCGGCGTCGGCATCGTGGCGCGGGCCCGCGCCGCCAGCCGGGAATCCGCCTAG
- a CDS encoding outer membrane beta-barrel protein yields MMGVRSLLLLALASLVLFVGSSPAVAQDQSQTYDPQNPGLGLRGIGARIGFVDPEDASSTVVWGAHVDAGTLVRNVHLVPYFEYWSAGAEVGGFEADVSDLTIAADINVDFPLQDARITPYLGGGLGVHFLSAESNVPGEEGGDDTKFGLNAQGGMRNQIMPNLNLFGELRYSFVSDAGQLKLVGGFTYQFIY; encoded by the coding sequence ATGATGGGTGTCCGGTCTCTGTTGCTCCTCGCGCTCGCCAGTCTCGTACTCTTCGTCGGTTCCTCGCCGGCAGTGGCCCAGGATCAATCCCAGACCTACGATCCGCAGAACCCGGGGCTCGGCCTCCGCGGCATTGGAGCCCGTATCGGTTTCGTCGATCCCGAGGACGCCTCGAGCACCGTGGTCTGGGGCGCGCACGTCGACGCGGGCACGCTCGTCCGGAACGTCCATCTCGTGCCGTACTTCGAGTACTGGAGCGCGGGCGCCGAGGTGGGCGGCTTCGAGGCGGACGTCAGCGATCTCACGATCGCCGCGGACATCAACGTGGACTTCCCGCTCCAGGACGCACGGATCACGCCGTACCTGGGGGGTGGCCTCGGAGTCCACTTCCTGAGCGCCGAGTCGAACGTGCCCGGCGAGGAGGGCGGCGACGATACGAAGTTCGGGCTCAACGCCCAGGGCGGCATGCGCAACCAGATCATGCCCAACCTGAATCTCTTCGGAGAGCTTCGCTACTCGTTCGTCTCCGACGCGGGCCAGCTCAAGCTGGTCGGCGGCTTCACCTACCAGTTCATCTACTAG